The sequence ATCTTCTTCAGGAAGACCAAGTAAAAGAAATATCCAGACCCAAATACCTAAGGATTTAGCCAAGAGGGGGGTTTTAATATTTTCTTCGGCTGTGATTCTTTTAGGAATGCTATCTAAAACTCTTTGATTGCCAGATTCAATTCCAAATCCAATCCGAGAAAGGCCTGCTTTTTTCATTAAACTTAAAAGCTTTTTATCTATCCGGTCAACTCGGGACATGCAACTCCAACGAAATTTTAAGTTTTTAGTTAGTATCTGGTGGCAAATATCTTCCACCCTGACTAAATCATTAGTAAAGCAATCATCCCAAAAGGTAATATGAGGAATGTTATATTTCTTAACTAAAACTTCTAACTCTTCTACTACTCGATGGACCCCCATCAAACGAAGTTTTCGGCCATAGCCTCGAAAGCAAGTGTTACCCCCAATTAAACAATAAAAACATGTGCCCACGCAACCTCGAGAAGTAAAGATAGTCATCCAAGGACTTTCTCCAAACCAAGCTTTATAATTTTGGTAAGGTAGGTCATTAAAATTAGGAATAGGGAGAGAGTCGATATCTTTGAGCCGTTCTGTTTCTAAGCGAGGTGAAATTTTAATCTGGTCCTCTTCCCGGTAAGCAATTCCCTTAGCTTGGTTACCTTTTTCTAAAAGCTCGCTAATGGTTAACTCAGCTTCACCCAGAACTAAATAATCAATATCTACTAAATTTTGCATTACTCTTTCTGGCATAGCTGGGGAAAGAATAGGTTCCCAAAAGATGGTAGTAAGACCTAAATGCTTAGCTAAGGTACAAGTAATACTATCATGATATAAGGTATCATCACCCCCTTTTACCACTACAAACCGAGCATCTTTATTTTCCTTAAGCCAAAGATTTACTCTCCCATAATCTAAATTAAGACCATTAGCATCTAATACTTTAACCAAAGCCAGGTTTTTAACTCGAAGCCACTGAGCTAAGGCTGCTCCTTGGTAAAAAGGGCTTACTTCATCTTCTAAGATATCCACCGATCTTTCATCTCTACGGACATTAATTCCATTAAGGCGAGG is a genomic window of bacterium containing:
- a CDS encoding B12-binding domain-containing radical SAM protein, producing the protein MKILIINPPRLNGINVRRDERSVDILEDEVSPFYQGAALAQWLRVKNLALVKVLDANGLNLDYGRVNLWLKENKDARFVVVKGGDDTLYHDSITCTLAKHLGLTTIFWEPILSPAMPERVMQNLVDIDYLVLGEAELTISELLEKGNQAKGIAYREEDQIKISPRLETERLKDIDSLPIPNFNDLPYQNYKAWFGESPWMTIFTSRGCVGTCFYCLIGGNTCFRGYGRKLRLMGVHRVVEELEVLVKKYNIPHITFWDDCFTNDLVRVEDICHQILTKNLKFRWSCMSRVDRIDKKLLSLMKKAGLSRIGFGIESGNQRVLDSIPKRITAEENIKTPLLAKSLGIWVWIFLLLGLPEEDERSMQDTINTLKKIRPHHLCCGTATPFPGTKFYEVCLKENLLKSDIFDLITAGLQTGGGQISDTRYVKAEVVNQYLKKLHETANIYSENKLHNMIQKLKPFIPKFMRDTLKNILERTRSN